GATCCCCCGGATCGGGTTCGGCGGGCGCGCGTTCCGCGAGGTCGGCCTCACGCCACGAGGTCTCGACATCGTGGTCGCGGATCCGCGCGAGCGCGAGCTGCAGCGCGCGGCGGTAGCCGAGGCGCTCCCCTGGGACGAGCCGCTCGATCGCCGCGGTCCCGTGCTCGGCGAACGCGTCGACGATGAGGCTGTCCACCAGCGGCTTGGCGATCGAGGCTGGGACGGACGTCACCAGGCCGACCCAGAGGCTGGACAGCCGCGGCGTGAGCAGCGGCACGCCGATGATGACTCTTCGTGGCAGTCCGGCGACCTCCGCGTACGTGCGCATCATCTGGCGGTAGGTGAGGACGTCGGGACCGCCGATGTCGTAGGTGTGGTCGTCGGCGTCGTCGAGGGTCAGCACACCGATCAGGTACCGCAGCACGTCGCGGATGGCGATCGGCTGGACACGCGACTCCACCCATCGTGGCGTCACCATGACCGGCAGCACCTCGACGAGGTTGCGCAGCATCTCGAACGACGCGCTCCCCGACCCGATGATCACGGCGGCCCGCAGTTCCGTCACGGGTACGGTGCCCTCGCGCAGCACCTCGGCGACCTCGGCGCGGCTGCGCATGTGCTCGCTGCCGGGCGCATCGGCCGTCGTCAGGCCGCCCAGGTAGACGATGCGCCCGACACCGGCCGAGGCGGCCATGCGGGCGACCGTCGCCGCGATCCGCCTGTCGCGGTCGGCGAAGTCCTCGCCCGCGGACATCGAGTGGACCAGGTGGTAGACGACGTCGACGTCCGCGAAGGCCCTTGCGACGTCGTCGGGTCGCAGCAGGTCGCCCGGCACGATCTCGGCCCGGTCGGCCCAAACGGTGCCACGCAGCTTGGCCGGGTCGCGGGCGAGGCAACGAATCGCATAGCCGGCGTCCAGCAGGCGAGGGACCAACCGGCCACCGACGTAGCCGGAGGCACCGAGAACGAGCACGCGACGGGATTGCTGCACGAGGCAACGC
The genomic region above belongs to Euzebyales bacterium and contains:
- a CDS encoding SDR family oxidoreductase encodes the protein MQQSRRVLVLGASGYVGGRLVPRLLDAGYAIRCLARDPAKLRGTVWADRAEIVPGDLLRPDDVARAFADVDVVYHLVHSMSAGEDFADRDRRIAATVARMAASAGVGRIVYLGGLTTADAPGSEHMRSRAEVAEVLREGTVPVTELRAAVIIGSGSASFEMLRNLVEVLPVMVTPRWVESRVQPIAIRDVLRYLIGVLTLDDADDHTYDIGGPDVLTYRQMMRTYAEVAGLPRRVIIGVPLLTPRLSSLWVGLVTSVPASIAKPLVDSLIVDAFAEHGTAAIERLVPGERLGYRRALQLALARIRDHDVETSWREADLAERAPAEPDPGDPEWSGGTMYADIRRARSAAPADVLFDAVSGVGGDRGWPSHGWAWRVRGLLDRAVGGIGLRRGRRDPDTLRVGDALDFWRVIDVRRPTARRPGLLRLLAEMRLPGRAWLEFRVVAVEGGSELHQRALFAPKGLLGRLYWWVLVPFHGMIFPTMATTLARRAEQLATSSGAPTAPPAAPGDDPAAADPDQRRARRAG